Proteins from a genomic interval of Chroococcidiopsis thermalis PCC 7203:
- a CDS encoding Mo-dependent nitrogenase C-terminal domain-containing protein, which translates to MMIKLINLKELVCSWLDGIEIRDSKKAHLLCKAIPSSCPFEREIKFFNRILVHIPPLCKLNPFYEQVVNLRFKALCYLADECGEDIAIYC; encoded by the coding sequence ATGATGATAAAACTTATCAATCTAAAAGAACTAGTTTGTTCTTGGTTGGATGGAATTGAGATTCGTGACTCTAAAAAAGCCCATTTATTGTGTAAGGCAATTCCATCCAGTTGTCCGTTTGAGCGCGAAATCAAGTTCTTCAATCGCATCCTAGTTCATATTCCGCCCCTATGCAAGTTAAATCCTTTTTACGAGCAAGTGGTAAATCTTCGCTTTAAAGCCCTATGCTATCTAGCGGACGAATGCGGAGAGGATATAGCAATATATTGCTAG
- a CDS encoding glycosyltransferase family 2 protein: MNDRPLVSIIINNCNYGCYVDKAIESALNQTYSHLEIIVVDDGSIDNSREVIARYQDRVIPVLKENEGQSSALNVGFNIAKGDIICFLDADDLALLEKVSEVVNVFKNNPDIGWCFHSIKVMDMKTGKLLKRICHDNVYVTITEETKQSRSQKCDFRASMLERGKVDFIIPPTSGLCFTRSLLKQIFPLPQYKTHKTSADRCLKFSAIALSSGFFLDRELTIQRVHDCNAYTARSDRQQYMARSILIMANWMRVRFPELAKFTNKSFAKGLSIYWRTGGVEASAKELVKKYLASISILERLRISLRAVYYSLKIWER, from the coding sequence ATGAACGATCGACCTTTAGTTAGTATAATTATCAATAATTGCAACTATGGATGTTACGTTGATAAAGCAATTGAAAGTGCTTTAAATCAAACTTATTCTCATCTGGAAATTATTGTAGTTGATGATGGTTCTATCGATAATTCTCGCGAAGTTATCGCTCGTTATCAAGATCGAGTCATTCCAGTTTTGAAAGAAAATGAGGGTCAGTCGTCAGCATTGAACGTCGGATTTAACATAGCTAAAGGTGATATTATTTGTTTCCTTGATGCCGACGATCTGGCTCTATTAGAAAAAGTTTCAGAAGTTGTCAATGTATTTAAAAATAACCCAGATATCGGTTGGTGTTTTCATAGCATTAAGGTAATGGATATGAAAACGGGTAAGTTGCTAAAACGAATATGCCATGACAATGTATATGTAACTATCACAGAGGAAACAAAGCAGTCGCGATCGCAAAAATGCGATTTTAGAGCGTCAATGCTCGAACGAGGAAAAGTCGATTTTATTATACCTCCGACCTCTGGTTTGTGCTTTACACGTTCTCTGCTAAAGCAAATTTTTCCCTTGCCTCAGTATAAAACTCATAAAACCTCAGCTGACCGCTGCTTGAAATTTTCGGCGATCGCGTTAAGTTCAGGTTTTTTCTTAGATCGAGAGCTAACTATTCAAAGAGTACACGATTGTAACGCTTACACTGCTAGGAGCGATCGACAACAATATATGGCAAGATCGATTTTAATTATGGCTAACTGGATGAGAGTTAGATTTCCAGAATTAGCAAAGTTTACTAATAAATCTTTCGCCAAAGGACTTAGCATTTACTGGCGCACTGGCGGAGTGGAAGCATCAGCTAAAGAACTTGTCAAAAAATATCTGGCTTCAATTTCAATTCTAGAAAGGCTGAGAATTAGTTTAAGAGCAGTTTACTATAGTTTAAAAATTTGGGAGCGATAA
- a CDS encoding glycosyltransferase: MLHKPVVLIYRNNLLPASETFVQKQAEALRDFIPYYVGSRLVQGLQLPQERRIALNQGGLLGLTNELSYKLWGKTSVDFVRSLQRLHPALIHAHFAPDGAIALPLAQCLQVPLVVTFHGYDATMHDKYAKASFWSHRVYLRRRELLKQKARLFIAVSESIKRKLLEQDFPSNKVVVHHIGVDTETFQPDPSVQRRPIVLFVGRLAEKKGCKYLIQAMNQVQAVMPDVELVIIGDGPLRVDLENMAAIKLRRYRFLGTQPPQVVKNWMNQALLLAAPSVTAATGDSEGLPIVLIEAQAMGLPVVSSMHSGIPDAILHGQTGFLARERDWRTLAEYILLLLNDRTLWQQLSQNGQERVRTRFNLRSQTSILEDIYYTTLRPKVSTQIVHNSISQS, translated from the coding sequence ATGCTTCACAAACCTGTTGTCCTAATTTATAGAAATAATCTCCTGCCTGCCTCAGAAACCTTTGTGCAAAAACAAGCAGAAGCCTTACGGGATTTTATTCCTTATTACGTAGGCTCTCGTCTCGTACAAGGTTTGCAACTTCCTCAAGAGCGCCGGATCGCCCTCAACCAAGGTGGATTGTTAGGCTTGACAAATGAGCTGTCTTATAAGTTATGGGGGAAAACATCTGTCGATTTTGTGCGATCTTTACAGCGACTTCATCCCGCACTGATTCACGCTCATTTTGCCCCAGATGGGGCGATCGCTTTGCCACTAGCGCAATGTTTACAAGTCCCGCTCGTAGTTACGTTCCACGGTTATGACGCTACTATGCACGATAAGTATGCAAAAGCCTCCTTCTGGAGTCACCGCGTTTATCTGCGTCGTCGAGAGCTACTAAAGCAGAAGGCACGGCTATTTATTGCGGTTTCTGAGTCTATTAAGCGGAAGTTACTAGAGCAGGATTTTCCGTCAAATAAAGTAGTTGTACATCATATTGGTGTCGATACAGAAACTTTTCAACCCGATCCATCCGTGCAACGTCGTCCAATCGTGCTGTTTGTGGGACGGCTAGCTGAGAAGAAAGGGTGTAAATATCTGATTCAAGCTATGAACCAAGTACAAGCAGTAATGCCAGATGTGGAACTGGTGATAATTGGTGATGGACCCTTAAGGGTTGATTTAGAAAACATGGCAGCGATAAAACTACGTCGCTATCGTTTTCTCGGAACGCAACCGCCACAAGTCGTAAAAAACTGGATGAATCAGGCGCTTTTGCTGGCTGCACCAAGCGTAACGGCTGCTACAGGAGACTCAGAGGGGCTTCCTATTGTTCTCATCGAAGCTCAAGCAATGGGTTTGCCAGTTGTCAGTTCGATGCATTCTGGTATCCCTGATGCTATATTACACGGTCAGACAGGTTTCCTGGCTAGAGAACGAGATTGGAGGACACTAGCTGAATATATTTTGCTCTTACTTAACGACCGAACCTTATGGCAGCAACTTAGCCAAAACGGTCAAGAACGAGTCCGCACCCGATTTAATCTTCGCAGTCAAACTAGTATTTTGGAAGATATTTACTACACTACTTTGCGACCCAAGGTAAGCACACAAATAGTTCATAACTCAATCTCGCAATCCTAA
- a CDS encoding O-antigen ligase family protein → MKLQIAIQKNLFEKGFVVLALLLFSDALISLFRRQEGFVLDATEGDPVMQIFLFGVYAVTFFLILLRWKSVMQLVLKEKLLILLVAIALFSVLWSVAPIVTLRRSVALVMTTLFGVYLATRYSLKQQLQLLAWTLGIAIVLSFLFAIALPAYGVHQEGGHIGAWRGIFVHKNALGRAMGLSVVLFSLFALYSYRYRWIAWTGFALSVALILLSTSATPFLSSLIVLALLPLYSLWRWRNPLFMHCVVMTVTLGAAMVLWLLSQVEAILAATGRDLTFTGRTELWSVLLQAIQKYPWLGYGYSAFWLGWQGESGRVWNVLIWEPTYAHNGYLQLGLDLGLLGIAVFVLGFSIYFGRSLIWARTNQTATGMFPLAFLTFLLPYNMTDSIILQQNNIFWIFYVSTVFSMTIQPQPAKPPATRKFSA, encoded by the coding sequence ATGAAACTACAGATTGCCATCCAGAAAAACTTATTTGAAAAAGGATTTGTAGTTTTAGCTCTACTACTTTTCTCAGATGCTTTAATTTCGCTTTTCCGCCGTCAAGAAGGATTTGTACTTGATGCGACTGAAGGCGATCCAGTCATGCAAATTTTTTTATTTGGGGTCTATGCAGTCACCTTCTTCCTGATTCTGCTGCGGTGGAAAAGTGTTATGCAACTCGTACTTAAGGAAAAGCTGTTAATCCTACTAGTCGCGATCGCGCTTTTCTCCGTGCTTTGGTCTGTTGCACCAATAGTCACTCTTCGCCGTAGTGTAGCACTCGTCATGACAACTTTATTTGGGGTGTACTTAGCGACGCGCTACAGTTTAAAACAGCAATTGCAGTTGCTCGCGTGGACTCTAGGTATAGCAATAGTACTCAGTTTTCTGTTTGCGATCGCCCTGCCAGCTTACGGAGTTCACCAGGAAGGGGGACACATCGGTGCTTGGCGAGGAATCTTCGTGCATAAAAATGCTTTGGGTCGAGCTATGGGTTTAAGCGTGGTGTTGTTCTCGCTTTTTGCTCTTTATAGCTACAGATATCGATGGATTGCATGGACTGGTTTTGCACTTTCAGTTGCCTTAATACTGCTGTCAACGTCAGCAACACCCTTTTTGTCTTCCCTAATTGTTCTCGCTCTATTGCCACTCTACAGCCTGTGGCGGTGGCGCAATCCTCTATTCATGCATTGTGTTGTCATGACAGTGACGCTTGGTGCAGCTATGGTTCTATGGCTTTTGAGTCAAGTGGAAGCAATTCTCGCTGCTACCGGACGGGATTTAACTTTTACCGGACGCACAGAATTGTGGTCTGTTTTGCTGCAAGCAATCCAAAAATATCCCTGGTTGGGTTATGGATATAGTGCCTTCTGGCTGGGTTGGCAGGGCGAATCTGGAAGGGTATGGAACGTACTGATTTGGGAACCTACATACGCTCACAATGGTTATTTACAATTAGGACTCGATTTAGGCTTACTAGGTATTGCAGTATTTGTATTGGGATTCTCGATTTACTTTGGGCGATCGCTGATCTGGGCGCGTACTAACCAAACTGCCACAGGAATGTTTCCATTAGCGTTTTTGACATTCTTGTTGCCGTATAACATGACCGACAGCATTATCTTGCAGCAAAACAATATTTTTTGGATTTTTTATGTTTCAACGGTTTTCTCAATGACGATTCAGCCTCAGCCAGCCAAACCGCCTGCAACTCGGAAATTTTCAGCATAG